A window from Sinanaerobacter sp. ZZT-01 encodes these proteins:
- a CDS encoding NCS1 family nucleobase:cation symporter-1 codes for MSIYTQREHNGLYELTDVARAELIDSKYYNGDLAPTSISQRTWTTYNVSSLWVGMSICLPTYALSASLVSLGLSTWAALINVTIGNLLVLIPMQLNSHAGTKYGIPYPVFARLAFGPRGAHIASIARGIVGCGWVGIQTWFGGKALHLILMTLVPDFSGNQATLFLTCFIFWSINIILAYRGPEWIRKLECWGAPFLGILSIALLIWATLAVKSNGNVEILDVLNLPINEEKLLEGGGFWAVFAAGLTSNLAFWSTLALNIPDFSRYAKSQRTQFFGQLYGMPTTLGIFAFISAYVTAATSFITPDGSMITDPAEVVTLISNSFATVLGAAGIIIATLTTNIAANFVAPANGFSNLAPKKISYKTGILITGILAIIMRPWQFMQSGNAFIYDWLGLYGVMLAPIAGIFLADYYIVKKKKIDVMSLFQAEEGRYWYQKGFNYIAFFSWLLGCIPPILGKIIPSLHWMTNNGYLISFFISLIIYPILMKTSPHSLVLSDEMESMTER; via the coding sequence ATGTCTATCTATACACAGCGGGAACATAATGGGTTATATGAACTAACGGATGTTGCCCGTGCGGAATTAATTGACTCAAAATACTACAATGGAGATTTGGCACCAACTTCTATTTCCCAAAGAACCTGGACAACTTACAACGTCTCTTCTCTTTGGGTCGGAATGTCTATCTGCCTTCCCACTTATGCTTTATCTGCAAGCTTAGTCTCCCTCGGTTTGTCTACTTGGGCTGCGCTCATTAATGTTACCATTGGCAATCTGCTTGTTTTAATTCCTATGCAGCTAAACTCACATGCCGGCACCAAATATGGAATTCCCTATCCCGTATTCGCCCGATTGGCGTTTGGTCCAAGGGGGGCACATATTGCTTCAATTGCTCGCGGAATCGTAGGATGCGGCTGGGTTGGAATCCAGACATGGTTCGGAGGAAAAGCTCTGCATCTCATTCTTATGACTTTAGTCCCTGATTTTTCCGGAAATCAAGCAACACTATTTTTAACGTGTTTTATTTTTTGGAGCATCAATATAATCTTGGCTTATCGGGGCCCGGAATGGATTCGGAAATTAGAATGTTGGGGAGCACCGTTTCTTGGAATCCTGAGTATTGCTCTTCTTATTTGGGCTACCCTTGCGGTAAAATCCAATGGGAATGTTGAGATACTAGATGTTTTAAACCTCCCTATAAACGAAGAAAAATTATTAGAGGGCGGTGGTTTTTGGGCAGTATTTGCGGCAGGATTAACGAGCAACCTTGCTTTTTGGTCCACTTTAGCACTAAACATTCCAGATTTTTCTCGATACGCAAAATCTCAAAGAACACAATTTTTCGGTCAATTATACGGAATGCCTACCACTTTGGGAATCTTCGCTTTCATCAGTGCCTACGTGACGGCAGCGACCAGCTTTATCACACCAGATGGCTCTATGATAACCGATCCTGCCGAAGTTGTTACTTTGATTTCGAACTCCTTTGCCACCGTATTAGGTGCTGCCGGTATCATTATAGCAACACTCACAACAAATATAGCCGCAAACTTCGTTGCACCTGCGAATGGATTTTCTAACTTAGCACCAAAGAAGATTTCTTATAAAACCGGAATTTTAATCACAGGTATTTTAGCAATCATCATGAGACCTTGGCAATTCATGCAAAGCGGGAATGCTTTTATCTACGACTGGCTGGGACTTTACGGCGTTATGCTCGCTCCAATTGCAGGTATATTTTTAGCAGATTATTACATAGTGAAGAAGAAAAAGATAGATGTTATGTCTTTATTCCAAGCAGAGGAAGGACGATATTGGTATCAAAAAGGATTTAATTACATCGCTTTTTTCTCATGGTTATTGGGTTGCATTCCCCCAATTTTGGGTAAAATAATACCATCCCTTCACTGGATGACAAACAACGGCTATTTGATCAGCTTCTTTATTTCGCTTATCATTTACCCGATTTTAATGAAAACATCACCCCATTCTCTGGTTCTTTCAGATGAAATGGAGTCGATGACTGAACGATAA
- a CDS encoding DEAD/DEAH box helicase: MENLIFENLNLSEDMQRALDEMGFEEATPIQSMAIPHVLSGEDIIGQAQTGTGKTCAFGIPAIEKIDPTLSGTQVLALCPTRELAIQVAEELRHLTKYKKGIQILPIYGGQSIDRQIMALKKKPQIIVGTPGRIMDHMRRRTLKLADLKMIILDEADEMLNMGFREDIDLILQGIPEERQTLLFSATMPKEIKDLAKLYQNNAVHVQAAHKELTVPNIEQYFLEVRESSKLELLCRLIDAKNVELGIVFCNTKRKVDEITASLQARGYSADALHGDMKQSERDRVMNKFRKRLIDILVATDVAARGIDVNNIDAVFNYDIPSDEEYYVHRIGRTGRAGKCGVSYSFVFGREIYKLKDIQRYTKSEILPMKPPTISDVEEVRLSLAAEKVVTALKNGGYSKYTPIIEKILEDTDNMTTLDVASALFQMAFEELESRNYEHSDLDEDPHQSGRGNMVRVFLNVGSMDKIQPKNIVQGIASLSAIPGKLIGSIDIHKNFSFVELPKEHVDDIMHAMRNFTHRGRKVTMEKATKRQRNKKSSGNERRNKKKRY; the protein is encoded by the coding sequence ATGGAAAACTTAATATTCGAAAATTTAAATCTATCAGAAGATATGCAGCGTGCTTTGGACGAAATGGGTTTTGAAGAAGCAACACCTATACAGTCTATGGCAATCCCCCATGTTCTTTCGGGAGAAGACATCATTGGGCAAGCTCAAACGGGAACCGGAAAGACTTGTGCCTTTGGAATCCCTGCGATTGAAAAAATAGATCCTACCCTTTCTGGTACACAAGTTCTTGCACTTTGTCCCACAAGAGAACTTGCAATTCAGGTAGCAGAAGAACTGCGCCATTTAACCAAATATAAAAAAGGAATCCAAATTTTACCGATTTATGGTGGTCAATCTATCGACCGTCAAATTATGGCACTAAAGAAAAAACCCCAGATCATCGTTGGAACACCCGGCCGCATCATGGATCACATGCGTCGCCGTACATTAAAACTGGCAGATCTTAAAATGATTATCTTAGATGAAGCAGATGAAATGCTTAACATGGGTTTTCGAGAAGACATTGATCTGATTTTGCAGGGTATACCAGAAGAAAGACAAACTTTACTCTTTTCTGCAACCATGCCAAAAGAAATTAAAGATTTAGCAAAGCTTTATCAAAACAATGCAGTCCATGTTCAAGCCGCTCACAAAGAGTTAACTGTACCAAATATCGAGCAGTACTTTTTAGAAGTCAGAGAATCCTCAAAGTTAGAACTATTATGCCGCTTAATTGATGCGAAAAACGTAGAGCTTGGCATTGTTTTCTGCAATACAAAACGAAAAGTTGATGAAATAACAGCATCCCTTCAAGCCAGAGGCTATTCTGCGGACGCGCTGCATGGTGATATGAAACAATCCGAACGCGACCGTGTCATGAATAAATTTCGTAAACGTTTAATTGATATTCTCGTTGCAACAGATGTCGCTGCAAGAGGTATTGACGTCAACAATATCGATGCGGTCTTCAATTATGATATTCCAAGTGATGAAGAATATTATGTACATCGAATAGGTCGAACTGGACGTGCAGGAAAATGCGGTGTTTCTTATTCTTTTGTCTTTGGTCGTGAGATTTATAAGCTGAAAGACATCCAGCGTTATACAAAAAGTGAAATCTTACCTATGAAACCTCCTACGATCTCCGATGTAGAGGAAGTTCGTTTAAGCCTAGCCGCCGAAAAAGTAGTAACAGCTTTAAAAAATGGCGGTTATTCCAAATATACTCCGATCATTGAAAAAATATTGGAAGACACTGATAATATGACAACTCTAGATGTTGCATCTGCCTTATTTCAAATGGCATTCGAAGAATTGGAGAGCCGAAATTATGAACATTCAGACCTGGATGAAGACCCGCATCAGTCCGGACGAGGAAATATGGTACGTGTTTTCTTAAATGTAGGTTCTATGGATAAAATACAACCGAAGAACATTGTACAGGGAATTGCTTCTTTATCTGCCATTCCGGGTAAACTAATTGGTTCTATTGATATTCATAAGAATTTCAGTTTTGTAGAATTGCCAAAAGAACACGTTGATGATATTATGCACGCAATGCGTAACTTTACACATCGAGGACGAAAAGTAACAATGGAAAAAGCAACAAAACGGCAACGAAACAAAAAAAGCAGTGGAAACGAACGCCGTAATAAGAAAAAACGCTATTAA
- a CDS encoding homing endonuclease associated repeat-containing protein yields MRTLTFKQIQKSKIALQRIAEKAEASQKLNYGKDNKNSAIFKTYSTSSPMGQTIYFNFSDEELLELLRLEAKRLGHSPAQKEIFWVYRFYIRNRFQRWPYALKKAGLSRSAGKSGKSMEAMMKDRHNYEYWLNKVREHALELERPPHAVEMPEACEALKRNFRTWAEVLRAAGVSRSWMRQKVVNRIPDLEEEYRILLKDIQKKAIELGRPPLKIEVDQEVRVKLRQRCGSWRNVLFQIGLEPVTKISPFASSYLDEKDQIRNRIHKEILKDSLYQVLNLDQKARKYLLCLKNKAKELDRAPIKEELPKEMVQYLIGYCGTWSNTLYQIGCKPLRGDQLKAVKKENRKRVIHK; encoded by the coding sequence ATGCGAACCTTGACTTTTAAGCAAATACAAAAAAGTAAAATAGCACTACAAAGGATAGCAGAAAAAGCGGAAGCCTCTCAAAAACTAAATTATGGTAAAGATAATAAAAATTCCGCTATTTTTAAAACATATTCAACGAGCAGCCCGATGGGCCAGACAATTTACTTCAACTTTTCTGATGAAGAATTATTAGAATTATTAAGGCTGGAAGCAAAAAGGCTCGGTCATTCACCGGCACAAAAAGAGATTTTTTGGGTCTACCGTTTTTACATTCGAAACCGTTTTCAAAGATGGCCCTATGCACTTAAAAAAGCGGGACTTTCAAGGAGTGCGGGAAAATCGGGAAAATCGATGGAAGCGATGATGAAAGACCGACACAATTATGAGTATTGGTTAAATAAAGTAAGGGAACATGCGCTGGAATTAGAACGTCCACCTCATGCGGTTGAAATGCCGGAGGCATGTGAGGCTCTAAAGCGGAATTTTAGAACGTGGGCAGAGGTTTTACGTGCTGCTGGAGTCAGCCGCAGCTGGATGCGTCAAAAAGTAGTAAATCGAATCCCCGATCTAGAAGAGGAGTATCGAATTCTTTTAAAAGACATTCAAAAAAAGGCAATCGAATTGGGGCGGCCTCCGCTGAAAATAGAAGTTGATCAGGAAGTCAGAGTTAAATTGAGACAGCGATGCGGATCTTGGAGAAATGTTTTGTTTCAGATTGGATTAGAACCAGTTACAAAAATCTCTCCTTTCGCTAGTTCCTATTTGGATGAAAAAGATCAGATACGAAATCGAATTCATAAAGAAATCTTAAAGGATAGCTTATATCAGGTCTTAAATTTAGATCAGAAAGCGAGAAAATATCTTCTTTGTTTAAAGAATAAAGCAAAAGAGTTAGATAGAGCACCAATCAAAGAAGAGTTACCAAAAGAAATGGTACAGTATCTGATCGGATATTGCGGTACTTGGTCTAATACTCTGTATCAAATCGGATGCAAGCCTCTTCGTGGAGATCAACTAAAGGCAGTAAAAAAAGAAAACCGCAAACGTGTTATACATAAATAA